The following proteins are co-located in the Palaemon carinicauda isolate YSFRI2023 chromosome 3, ASM3689809v2, whole genome shotgun sequence genome:
- the LOC137633406 gene encoding protein FAM200A-like — translation MPNESMVPKKENPDLIRTHCFLHREVLISKISQEDLKLVLHQLVEIVNYIKSRPLKSRLFEQLCKGMDSQHVRLLMHTEVRWLSKALDENIDHYFPSLSTEKYDWIRNPFMNIPSNIGLQLCEEEELATISSDRDLKIKHSTVPIDSFWISVQEEYPTLSKKALSLLLQFSTSYLCELGFSTLNNINTKKRERLRSTEEEMRVCLSHIRPNIEEVAKKHQAQVSH, via the exons ATGCCAAATGAATCCATGGTACCAA AAAAAGAAAACCCAGATCTTATTCGTACTCATTGCTTTTTACACAGAGAAGttcttatttcaaaaatatcacaagaagatttaaaactggtgttacaccagctagttgaaatagtaaattatattaaaagtaggcCTTTGAAGTCAAGATTATTTGAACAACTATGCAAAGGAATGGACTCCCAGCATGTTAGATTACTAATGCATACCGAAGTTCGATGGCTATCGAAAG CGCTTGATGAAAACATCGACCACTATTTTCCATCACTGAGCACAGAGAAGTATGATTGGATTCGAAATCCTTTCATGAATattccctctaatattggattaCAGTTATGTGAAGAAGAGGAACTGGCCACCATTTCTAGTGACAGagatctaaaaataaaacattctactgtACCTATTGACTCATTTTGGATATCTGTTCAAGAGGAATATCCCACATTATCTAAAAAAGCTTTATCACTTTTGTTGCAATTTTCTACATCTTATTTATGTGAACTTGGCTTCTCAACCCTAAATAACATCAACACTAAGAAGCGAGAGAGACTACGATCAACTGAAGAAGAAATGAGGGTCTGCTTATCACACATTCGACCAAATATTGAGGAAGTCGCCAAAAAACACCAGGCGCAAGTTTCACACTAA